Genomic window (Falco cherrug isolate bFalChe1 chromosome 4, bFalChe1.pri, whole genome shotgun sequence):
ATTTCCCTTGGCATCTGAAGCAGGGACAGCACCTGGAGATGTTTCCATGACTGTATTCCTGTGTGTGCCAGAGGACCTTGGTACTGGTACAGCTCCCATCCAGGTGCGGTGTCTCGGATCCCTACAACAATGCACCCCATTgcacagcctcctgcctggtTTCACCCCAGATGAACTGCTTTGCATGCCCCAGTGGTGCCTGAAAATGTGCTATGCAGCATCCTAGTTGTGGGTGCACTCGTAACACTACCCTGAGCATGAAACTCGGGGCAGGGGCCAAGAAGGCTCCTTGATTAATAAACATGCCAGTGCTTTAAACCCTCAGACAGGTCCACTGGCAGCCCCGGGCAGCAGAGAGATGTTATGCTCAAAATCTTGTTTACAGGCAAAGAAGGCACAACCTATGTATCAGTAAAGCCAAGAATTTATTGTTAGTGCAATGGCAATCTCAAGGTTCCAATCTTATCACTATAGTACTGCtggtggcagaaaaaaaaatactactaatGAGGTTAAAATTTTTTTGCACATCCATAGTTTCTAGCCCTTTTCCTGGTGGTATGCtcacccttcccctgctcctttGGGTCCTAAGGCTGGTGGCTTCAcccaggtggtggtggtggtgtggtgtgttAGAGCAAGCTGTCAGCACCTCCAGCCCTTCCCTTGGACAAATGCCACGTTCATGGTGATGTTTTGTTCTGCCTCCCTCTAGGATGTGCTTGGGgtcatttatatattttctaacATGCTTCTATactttcttctgtcttcactGATCTTCAGCCTCATGTTATACCAAATTTACTGTGTACAGTGTCCTTCATGTATGTTAGATACTATTTGTTCTGTCTGTTACCTTTATCGCAGTTTTGCCAGCTCTaggtctgtattttttttaactgacctTCAGTGAGTTGTGTATAGCTGTGGAGGTCCCCAGTGCCAGCCTGTGCCCcatcttttaccatctcattcCTGTACTCCTCTGTGCTGCATCCCACATCCCCACAGCTCAAGGCCCCTGCTATCATACCAGACATATTTCTATACACTGTACCATTGTGTCTGAGTCAATAATATTCGATTCTGTGTAAGACAGGGGGAAACAAATGGGGTGAGAGCTTTTACACGCTGAGTATGAAGCTTCCTCAGGCATTTCTGTCTCCCTGTGCAAATCCTGCTTTCTGTAAGCACTTCTGCCCCACTGAGTGGCTGCATCCTGCTTCACAGTTTCACAAGGCGCCAGAGGGACCAGAGCAGAACACATTAATACTTTGTCAGCTCAGCCCTGAAGCTCAGCCCAGGAAGCTGCCCTGCCAAAGTTCACGTTTCACAGGGTAGGCACAAGCATTAGAGAAGAGGAAATATACATTTAAACCCAAACAGGCTCAGCTTGAAGAAAAAGTTGGTTTTCAACACAGCTATGATTTAAGGTAAGAGACAATTACATTTTACCTACAGTTTGACAGAACAGGATGACAAGAATAGTGTGTCCAGAACTTAAGGAAACTGTTAACTGCTTAGTGCTTGGAACTAAAATTATACTTAATTTGGGTAAAGATGATGTgggtaatattttaaaattataaaagtaGAAAGGGGACTTTGATTATCAATCAAAGTGGATGAGGGCAGAGAAATTTTACTTGGTGACTATTTGTGGCATCTTGTGGCAAGAGAAATATTCACCCTGGCTAGAAGTCCTCAAGGGTAAAGCAAAATGCTGATAGATGACTAGTGTGCAGCATTAACCCAGAAGAACAGACCAAGAAAAGATACAAGCCCTTCTACTTCATTAGAGGTTTTTGTTAGATGTTTGCAGGGATTTCACAACTCATgagcactgctttgcttttagttttggTCAGTGAACCATTATCAAAAACATCACTGACACTGAAAGACAGACCAATACAGAAAATTTGGTACAGACCATAGAAAGTGtctgatgcagaaaaaaacagcaaaagatgGCAGAAATTCAAAAAGTGTGAAAACCCAACTATGATCATATTACATAATTTCCCTATGACTCGGCTTTCTATAGGAAAGATGCTGCACAAAGAAGTCTGCTGGTCTGGGTGAGACATTTGGGTAATACAGTGGTGGGCAGCCCCTTAAGTACCTGTATGATATAAACACAGATCCAGAAAAGGTGGTTCCCAAAATCGGGTCTGTTGGGGCAAACCCTGCATGGAGGCAGTGCAGCCGGAGGCAGTGAACTGGGTGACAGGATAAAAGACAGCAACAGCAATGAACTACAAGGGTTCGGGCAGCATAGAAGAAGTCCAAAAGGGAGAGCAGAAGGCTGAAGTTTGACAAAGGACAACACACAGTAGTAAACTACGAGTAAATGACATAGTAAATGTGATCTTCCCAGGAAGGGGCTGGCAACTCCAGAACTTCAATCTCATCTGAACACAGTCAAGAAAGGGTATGTAATATGTGCTGATCTGTAAACCAACAGAGAAGTTTATTTAAGAGATCTCCAATTTCTAGAAAGCCTTCTCAGATTTCTTGAGGATGCCAAGGCAATGTGAGCTtgttaataacaaaaaaggagGGGCAGGAAGTAAATAGGCACTATGATACAGGTGCTGAGAGGACAGAGTGAATGGTAATCATAAACAAGTACAAACAATGTACATAGCTAAATAATCCATTTCTACTATCCctttaacagaaaatacaaaagaaatttgAATTCCACTTAAGAAGGGAAGgtctgagaaaaagaaatactgaggAAAAGCATGTAAAACACTGGCAAAATGCTCAGCTGTACATACAACAAAATATACAGTGTCACGAGCAACTGTGCAAGCAGAAGGGGCAAACAGGGCAACTAACAGCCTAGAGGAAATACCTGTGAAACAAATTTTCCGAGAAAATCCTGATCCTGGCAATCACCATGCAGTCAGATGAGACCCCCGAACACCCAgtgccctgcaggcagctcttgGGAGGGCACCtggtccctccccagctctgccacggCCCCCCTGGCAGCTGAGTTAAAGCGCTCCCCAGGCTCCCTGAGGGCAAAACCAAATACTGCTCTTCAACAGGATTCTCACACCATTTACCTCATTTCCCATCCCCTGGCCAGGCCCTGGGGTCAGGACACTGTGTGGAAAGCATCTCAGGTTGCcgaggctctgcagaggaccCTTGGATCTGGTCATAGTACTGAGACCACAAAATCATGACCCTCAGGGTCACAGATGAAAATTTCAGGACCATTTCAGTGGGTTTTGAACCTCAATTTTAAGATCCAGGGGAGATGCAGGAATCTGAATCATAGCGTCAGGTCATATTTCCTAAATGTGTAAGTCATTTCTGAAATAGATGTTTAAGGCTCTGACCTCCTTAAGGCCAGATTTCTAAAGGTACTCTGCCAGAGGTTCAGACCATAGCCTTGCAGGATTTTTCAGAAGCCCTCCAGTGCTTAGCTCCCATTCAGAAGAATGATTGAATCAACAAATGGAAATTGCTGGAAATTCCCCTGACATGACTATCTGCATCTCTACTTCCTTAACAGCCTTGGTCATGCCCTGCTCCCGAGAGTCTACTCCTTGCTCCATTAAGGAGCAGGTGGGACCCCCAGTGTGCAGGCACCAAGTCTCCTGCATCACGCTGTCAGCCTCAGAGGGGCTTTGTCCTCACCAGTTTAAGGAAGGAGCTGACACCACTGAAAGCTTCAGCTTACAGCTTTTGCTATAAATACATCAGCAACCACAGGGGTGAGCTGCCAGGGGCTTGGCAGGGTTTGCCGTGGCCCCAGCAAACCAcacactgctgctgtcccttcTGCATGGCTCACAGCAAGTCTTCCTGGCAGGGCAACAACACCAGCAAGGGAAGGGTTGTCACGTGGGGCAGGATTCGCCCACAGCATCTGGTTTCAGTCCCCTGTGCCCGCTTTGATGTGACGGTAGCACAACCAGTATGAGTGAGGGCACTGGCCTGCCCAGCTGGACCATGCATTTGCGGGGCAAGAGCAAGATCTTGTTCAAAATACCATGGTGGCTGCTCTGAAGCACAGACGGTGAAGACTTCACTGCTGACAAAAACTGTAGTAAGtccatgttttctttgtaaatcaGAGTACACCTAATTTTGATGTGATGAGTTACGCTGAAACTTGTGCCCTGGCTACTTGCTGCCCTGCAGTTACCTCCAGGTTTGCATAGAGCATCTTTGAGAAAGCACTTTCCAATGTTATAAAGCCTTAGATGAAGGTGATCCTGGGGATTCTGGACTCCATACtacccctcctgccctccatgATCCAAGCCTAGTCTtttcaactgtatttttttacacaaaacTTTTGGTTTAAGTTTTTAGATTTACATGCTGCTCATCTCCAGCTAGTGGTGTCTACTTCTAATTTAGTTTGTGATGTTGATGTAAAAACTGCAGAACTGGTTCAGGgaaagggcattttttttcatcactttGACCTAAATGCCTTTGTAAAGGGATCGCAGGCTTCTGCAGTATTCAGGCTTGTATTTATCTTAATCAGCAGTGATTTGATCGGCTTCCATTTCTGGGTCCTTTATTTAGGACACCTTAAATGCCCTAATTTTTTGAAAGCTTCAGCATCATGCTTCTGCTCCTTGAACTCCATCTTGAGCTGGAAAATCCACTAATGAAGCTCCCCAGATCActacttgcttttaaaaaacttatCCTCTAAGTCTTGGGGGGAGCCTCCATAAATTAAATGACCCAAATTGACAAGCAATTATTAAGCTTGTTGAACATTGCTGGGCCACAGAAATGGCCCAGCTGATCTGAGAATAAatgacagaaggaagaagaaacaccAAAGAAAGGAATCTCCTCACCTTAAAGTCATCAGGGAAGGACCGGGGGACCAGGGAGCAAGGATGCATCTGGGGAATTACACCACAGCCACTCGGAAGTGATGGAGGAATCATAAAAGAACTGCTTAGCAGTAGGGAAAACATTCAGGGTTTAACAAAGGCAGTACAGACTGGCTGTTTGGTAACAACATCCCCaaactctgctgctttcttcctgaCTCCCCTTTAATCCAAACCCAGCAGCTGTTCCATGCTCTTCACAGGACTCCACTTCCTTCCAGGGGATCCCATCCCAGGATTTGGGCTAGCTGGTGCTGGTGAAGTACCTGGGGAGAGGACAGTTTAGCTTTTAGCTTTTTCAGTCATTTATTACCAAAACAGAGCCATGGTTGTTAAGAGGAGCGTGCCCCACTCGCCCGTttgctctgcctccctgcctgccaggggcTGTAGAGTTTTACCCAGCGCCCCCCGGCTGAGCCTCTCCACTGTGTCTGGCCTAAACCAGTTTCCCAGGCTGATGTCTTCTCTTGATGTGGAGACGCTCAGACATGCAAAAATCTCCATTTCCTAATTGAAGTTTGTTCCAGTCATTAGCCtttcactgttaaaaatgtGTATCTGATTTCTAGCTTGCATGTTTCTGGTTTGAATTTCCACACATTGGTTTATAGTATGACTAATTGCAGTAAATTAGCAAGATTGTTAACATGAGCAAAAGTGAAATCAAGTGTTATCAAAGTATGCCTACAGTATCATGCTCTGCAATGGTAAAGTCTTCCTGCTTTTGTTCCTTCCCGTTTATCACCTCTTTAAACACCCGAGGGTTGCATCAGCTTTTCTTATTGCAACATCTGGCTGGGAGCTCAGTTTCAGAGTCTGCCCGTACCGTACCAGCAGCCAGGGTTCCCAGCAGATGGGCGCCCACTCTTGAGACATGGCCTGTATTGTTTAACTCCCAAGCGTGTCTCTTCGGCTGCATTAAAGTCAATGTGAATCATCCCAAAAGCCCCAGATGACTCAAGATTTGTCTGAATCACTATCCAATTCTCCAAGTCTTTTATCACTTCCCCCTGCCAATCTCCAATCTGCTTTCAGACCAGtgatgaaaatactgaagagtTTTTTGGCTTTCAACTTGTCATTCCCACAGACCTTTTACAAACAATATTCCTAGTGTGGTCCTTCACAGACCTTAGCTTCCTCCATGGATGGCTGCCTTTTGAGATCTGACTGCTAACCAGCCCaaatctcattgtaatacttTGTTGGGCTTGTGTTGCTTTGGGCTGGAGAGATGCGTCAATCAAATAAGCAGGCAGTGCAAGCCAAAGCGCCACCTCTTCTGAGCAGTACCCTTTATCAACCTTGCAATCTCATCAGATGTTCAAActaaaacttttcttctgtaaacCCATGCAGACTGGCATCAGCTACGCTCCTCCCTTTACTGTTTAAATTGCATGCTGCCGAGGTTAAAGGTTAGCTTACACGAGCTGTTTCACATTGCTTCCCGCTTTTGAGGGTCGGCATTGTGTCAGCTGCTTCCAGCATCTCTAGAGATGGAATGGGGGGAACATCTCCCCACTTCAGAATTGAATAAAAGACTAAGATTTAAGATTTATAGTAACTGCACCTGCTGGGCTGGGCCTGCTTTTGACCCCCAGTACCTAACATGATCCCTAACAACTGCAGAGACGGCACCCTAAGAATAGAGCCACCCCACTCTGAAAGATAAGCTAAGTGAATCACAGGAACGAGTTGGTTGTAGGACTAAAAACTGGCTGGTGTATAGACCATAAGTCTTAAGTTTTGTTTTAGGTATCATCCAAACTGTGGTTACAGGTGTCCACGGCAGTCTGGCGATTGCACAGTAGCTGCCTGGCACGAGGCTGGTTAAGAGTTTCACCCAGAGTGCTATTAAAACTTGCATCTCTCCTGCTAATTTCCACCCAGTTCTGGTTAATTCCATTAAACGTCTTTTTCGGTGTGTTAGAAGTGCCATCAGCGGCTATGACTTTTCATTTGCAGGTACCCGAGGACATCCCTGCAGTCTTGCCAAGAATCACCAGCCAGCAAGATTCAGATGGGTGTAGTCACAAATACGCAAAAGCAATGGCATATATATTTGGGTAGGGTGGTGGCAGCTCAGATCTAATGGTGAGAAAGGCATATGCACCTGTAGGGTTTCACAGGGATTCCCACAAAGCCTACAGCTTCCCTGGGCCAGCTGAATTGTTGGCTTGCAGCTCCAGACCACTCAGCGTGCATGGAAAACTTAATTTGCTTGCATGAGAAAATTGTGTAAGTCAGCCTCACCCAGAAATGCTGACTAAGGTGTGAAGATCTTTCTGAGGTTTAAATACTTTTATCAGCATGTTGTGCAAATCTGAAGTGTGACCCTCTGGCAGAggtctgggtttattttttttttacttcttttcattCGGTGATGGCAAAGGCATCACAGAGAGGCGAAGTGCTTGCAGACCCCTCTTCTTGGCAGTAAAGCTTGCAATGTTGCACTTGGCTGAAGTGCCAGGGGTGATAACTGGGAGGATCAGATGCATAAACAGGATTTAGCTCTTGTGTCACCCAGCCTGATGCTAGTGGTATTCGAAGGCTGAAATGCAATTTCTGTTGCTTAGAGGAGTTTGTGGATCTCTCATAATTTCACTTCCCTATGTATTACACGTACCGCACATGCTGGGAATAGCTGTGCTGAGAAGCAGGGGTTTTGGTCCTGCAGACTACTGTCTTTGAGATAGCAATAAATGTGATTAAGGGCAGAAGTTTGTGGGGAGAAGGGTGTAAAACTGCTGGAGAACTCTGGAGAGAGAGCAAAGCGGTTGAGCAGTTCCATGAGAAGCAGAAGTGAATCTACTATTTCCTGCACTCAGCAAGGGAAAACAGCTAGTGGAGGGACCTCACAGCCCTGCGGTCCTTCTTCAGTGCCCTCTATTGTCTTCAGTTCGCTTTGTCCCTTAGGTGAACATTCATTGTAAGCACAAGAGAGAAAACTGGGTTGAAGCAGACAGTGAGAAGAGCATGTGTTGCAGTGGCCTTTGCGAAGCTGACGGAGAATACCTGGCAGGGAAGGATGGAGGATGGGCAGAGCCAAGTTCCTTCACTTTAGAGTACAATAACATTTCATCATATTATGCATATCTGGTAAGGGCTGGGTTTGGGTTTCCCTTTGGAGTTTGTAGTCCAGCTGTTGAGTAACATCAGCTTAAACTGAGTGAAGTGGTATCAGAGGAGCTAAATATTCAATCAGAACTAAGAGCATTGCATATGCAGGATGAGAAGCGGTGGGAGGATAAGAGGATGTGGCTGGTGAAATATGAAATCCAGGAGCTAGAGAGTGAACAAGCCACAGACTGTGCCAGCAGTTTCAGATGCCAATGTCATTTTGGTAAGTGCAGTTCTTGCTTGCCCCTGGACATGCTATGCAGCATCACACCCTTCCCGTTGGTGTAGGTACCACAGGCATTGCAACCACCCATCCAGGggcaaaggaaataatttgctactgcagaaataaattatccCTATCAGTGAGCTAGAGGAGATTACCTGATTGAAAaggtacttcagaaaaaatccCAGCCTGACTGATGCTCCTTTTTACTTCAGAGCACAGCGGTTTGTACAGACATATAGAAACTCTCCAGAGGAACAAGCTGCCTTTCCAGACATGAACTGAGTGAGCGAGCATGGGAAAGACCAGCACAACTAGAGGCTTTCAGAGAAGGGAGTAAACCAATGTGTGCTCCCTCTCTCCAGATCAGGGATTTCACACAGCGCATACAGTCTAGATAAGCACCACTCAGCAGCCCTCTCTGGATGCCTGCGCAGTTAGCAAAGATGCTAATGGGATATGAGCAGGCAtcaatcatttttttcctctgtggatGATGGGAATTCTGCCTGTCACACCAAGAAAGACATATCAGAAACAGGAGCTTACAGGGCAGAGAAGCTGGGGCACTTTGCAGAGACATCATGGACTCTGTCCAGCTTTGTCAGTCATGAAGTTAAGGATGCAACTTCAGGAGGTCTCTTGTCCAAACTCATGCTCAGAGGAAGGCCAACCAACTTTCAAGTATCTCCATGGACGGAGATCCCACAACCTCCCTGAAGCCCTGTCCTGGtgtctgaccaccctcacagtgacttttttttccatacaatGAGTAACAATTTCCCACGGCCATTGCCTTATTCCTCTGAGGAAAGTCATCTGCTTCACCTTTACACCTTCTCACTAGATGCCCCCTGAGATGTCTCTTGTTGAGGCTGATCAAACCCAGTTCTCAGCATCTTTGCACACagcaggtgctccagccccaaTCATTGTGGTAGCCCTCAGCTACCACACAGCAGTGCATTGGTGAAGAACCAGCTGTGGAGCACATCAGCTCACAGTCAGACAGAGGTCCTGGTACTGTGCAGATGGGTGCAGTAACAGCTCAGTGGCAAGGATCTGGGTGGGCAGTGTAGTGACTCATATTCAGCGCAAGAGACTTGATGTATCATGAcccttcttttcatttttaaggcaCCTGCTGCTTACATTTTGTatcagagaggagaaagaaaacgTCAGGatgggaagacagaaaatggCAGGCTATGGGGATTAGTACGATGTCTCCTGCTTATTTCTGTATTCCTCAACAGGGTAGATATAGTAAAGAGATGAGGAACCAGTCACATATCTCTGTAGGCAACTCCAGTTATCTCATCAGTAGAAAATCAGTATCTTGTTTGCAACCACTGTCAGCTTCTGCCCCAGCACCTTGCCATTTCCTATTCGTCCGCTTTAATTTTGCTGGTGTCAGATACCCTGTCTCCAGAAGCTGGAGGATTAAACCGGGCTGGAAGCAAGGGGCTGCACAGATTCTGCAGGCAGTCTCAGCTCCCAGTTCAAGTGGAAAGGCACTGCAAGAGCTGCTCAGCCCATGCGTGTGCCCACCTGCAGCAAACAGCCTTCCCCGTGCTGTGCCCATGCCTTGGAACTACCAGCACTGAGCTGGTCTTCTTCTAGACCTTCTTCTAGCCCACTTTTCCTGTGCAAAACCACAGACTGTTTTCTAATGACTGTGggcactttttatttaaatgttttggggGCAACTAGGCTTTGAACGTTCAGAAcaagaaggtattttaaaacagagagcCTGCATTTCCAACTAGCACACAAAAACCCAACTCTTTGAGAAATGACTACAAAATAAGAGGGCAGAACTTCATGGCCCACACCACAAACAGCACTGAAGCAATAAGGCATTAGGAGAAAATGTCAATATGATCACGGTAGCCACCTATGGAGGAGTTTATTGTAGTTACCACTACGTCATATGAAACTTCTTGGGTAAGGACTGACTCACACCTCAGGACATCTTTATTTCATGCTTACTCTTGCAAGgcttattttaaacaaagtctATACAAACTATTGCCATCAGTGAAACGCTGACATGTAGGCTGGGATTCCAACCCCTCCACTCTGAGAGTCAGGAGTGGGAATAGCTATATATCACTGGCATCTACCACTGAGTAGTGTGCCCATGCTCTCCTTCTAGTCAAAAGGAGTTTCATCAACGTGGTCAGCAGAGTCTAGAAAGCAGTCTGTCTTGTCTTAAAGCAGATTTGGCCTGCCCTGCGCCAGCTCAGTTGCATTGCTCTTCATTGGCTCTATTGACTACATGTCCCACTAACACGAGATGCAAACATCTGTGTTAGAGACAGCCAAGACCCTTCTTTAGAGTCAGCGGGGGCTCCCGTATGAAGATTGTGACACTGTGACCAAGGGGTAGTGattatttgcagttttattaTCACTGACCTTTCCTTTCAGTCTCAGCTTTAACAGGTTAGTTTGGACATGTCATCTCCCTGGGCTTCCGCACAGCCTGTCACACTCAATTTCCTTCATTTCCTACAGTGAGAGCAAGTAACAGATACTTACAAGCTCTTTACCCCAACCAGGGAGCAGACTGAATGCAGTAACACCTGCAACCCCTCTAGGATTTTTAGTTCCCTGCAAATGGAAATCTTTGTGGAGACTTGAATGCCACATCCTAAGGAAGTGTGGATGAACTGATGGGTACCCCGAGTTATTCGATGTGCAGACCAGTGAGCCCAGAGGTCACACACCTGCACCCCACACTCTCTTTGGATGCAGCCTCCAAGCTAGCAAGCCCAGGCTCCAACCTGACTGCCTCACAGCCAAGGCAGGAGCAGTCACGAGACACTTTGGTGCTTGAGGAAAAGGGTCAGTATAGTTTCCCTCTTCTTTTGACCTTAgcgattaaaaaaaacccacaaaacacctCATCAAAGATATGCTTGCTCCCAGAGGATGTCCCACTGTAGACTTTGCTCCTTCCATGTCAGCAAGCATCAGCTCAGACCTGGTCAAACTGGGCGTCTTACTACACTTCCAGCCTGGGGTTAAGGtgtggggccaggctgggctcttGGTGGTGTTGACAGGCACCACACACTGATCAGCAGTGACACGTGAGGTATCGTTtcctgcccagcactgcccagcagaCTGGGGGAACGCCTGCATTTCTCACATTGCGACGCACCACCTGCAGAGCTCAGGCAATGTTGGCTTGCTGCCGCTTCTGCTGCCCCTCTGATAAGCTTATGCAACTGCCTTTGAAATTCTCATTTGTTCTTATCCTAAAGAGCTAACATACAGTGACGTACATGTAACGGCAGAGTCTGGGCTTTTGTTAGTAACTGCCATCACCGCTGCAGTAATACAGCTTTCGCTAACCCAAACAGTGACAAAACCCCAAAGTGTGTGTTAGTGAGGTCTCTCAGTATTTGACCATAGCAGATACTGGATGTCTCTCTAACAttattctcttttcccttttcatgtTGTCTTTAGCCAGGAAGTTCAGCATGACGGAAGCATTCACAGAAACGACAGCTGAATATGCTTATGACGAACATGCTTTTTCCTGCAATAAGACTGACATCCAAGAatttgggaaaatatttctgccaaTATTTTACATTGCAGTGTTTGCTCTTGGCCTCACAGGCAATCTAATGGTGCTTTTTGCCATTGTgaaaaaaggcagtaaaaaaaGCATCACTGACATGTATCTCCTGAACTTGGCTATCTCAGACCTTCTCTTTGTGGTCTCCCTCCCCTTCTGGGCTTCCAACACAGTGCGTGGATGGACCCTCGGGACTATTTCATGCACAGCTATTTCCTCGCTGTATTACATTGGTTTCTTTGGGGGCATGTTCTTTATCACTGTTATCAGTATCGACAGATACTTGGCCATTGTCCGGGCAACATATTCTCTGAAATCCAGAACAGTGAAACACGGCTTTCTTATAACCTGCGGAGTATGGGCAATAGcggttttattttcagtgccGCATTTTGTGTTCTCCCAGCTGGTAGAAAATGACTGCATGTCTGTCTTcccccaggagctggagaaCATCTGGCCGGTGTTCTGCAATGTGGAGCTGAACACCATTGGCTTTTTCATCCCAGTCTGTATAATATGCTATTGCTACTGTGGGATCATCAAAACCCTGCTGTCctgcaaaaatcagaaaaaaacacgAGCCATAAAACTGGTCTTGGCTGTGGTAGTcgtgttttttctgttttggtccCCCTACAATGTACTGATTTTTCTCGAGACTTTAAAGCACTATGAGTTATTCACAAGTTGTGATCAAATTAAATCACTGGACTACGCAATGCATCTGACCGAAACCATTGCATTCAGTCACTGTTGTCTCAATCCTCTTATCTACGCTTTTGCTGGGGAAAAATTCAGGAAATACCTTCACCATATCTGCTTAAAGTATTGTCcattcctgtgtttctgtggtCCCTGCAGTCACTACCAGGTCACCTCTTCAGCTAGCTACACAGAAAGCGTCATGCACAGCAACATGACCCTGAACACCAGTGACCAGGATGGTTCTGTCTTCGTCTAAAAGGCTCTGTGAAGAagaaatgtatgtaaatatgaCTTCTGTGAGGCTAGCCACCACCAAGATTGCCATTGCCCACATGAAGAGACTTAACGGCTGCACTGAGTTACTGACATGCCTCTTGTTAAGCATAAGGTATTCTGAAATggtaaagatttttaaaataaaagcagtacaGTATGTCAGGTCTGGATGCAGAATTGAATcaagagggaagaagagggaaagtAGAAGCAAAAGCAGTGCTCTGTGCCTAGAACAGGAGATGGAGAAGAATTCAAGGACAGAGAAGTCATTAAAGTTTCATCATTGaaacttgtgtgtgtgtcagtgtATGCACACGTAGTACAAATGTACATAGACATAAACTCATTTTTTAAGGGAAGAGAGATCTCTAACGAATGGTAGCTGACTTTGCAAAGGGCAATATTTTTGATAGTAAAAGGGTATATTTTTGATGCTATATATCAGCCCTATGGAAGTGATTTGGGGGTTACTGATGGCAACAAATGTTTTACTTGTGCTTTCGAACCTAATAAAATCCTACTGTTAATAAAAAAgattgtcatttaaaaaaatatttctgaatatgtGTTTAGTGCCAACAGTGCACTCAGTGTTTACAGCATACAAAAATCAGAGCAAGGACCATCCTTAAAGATTTGGGACCTGACTTGGAGCTGACCCAAGCCAGTAGGTGTATCTCCTGATTTCCACGGGCTGTGGCCTGAGCTAAAGGCCCGAGTTTGGTGGAGCCCTTCAGGCAGTACATCCCCATGCGCACTGCTGAGCGAGGGGCTGCCAGCTCCATCAACAGACACCAGCACACACTTGGGACAATGGGAACGGGAGATACAGGTTTGGGTATCCCCGTGCTTGGTCTAAATATGGCACAACCAAGCTGGGAATTCCTTGCAGAGCATGGTAAGTATGTGATTCACACCTGTGCTCTGCTTGCTACACTTTGTAAACACCAACT
Coding sequences:
- the CX3CR1 gene encoding CX3C chemokine receptor 1, producing the protein MTEAFTETTAEYAYDEHAFSCNKTDIQEFGKIFLPIFYIAVFALGLTGNLMVLFAIVKKGSKKSITDMYLLNLAISDLLFVVSLPFWASNTVRGWTLGTISCTAISSLYYIGFFGGMFFITVISIDRYLAIVRATYSLKSRTVKHGFLITCGVWAIAVLFSVPHFVFSQLVENDCMSVFPQELENIWPVFCNVELNTIGFFIPVCIICYCYCGIIKTLLSCKNQKKTRAIKLVLAVVVVFFLFWSPYNVLIFLETLKHYELFTSCDQIKSLDYAMHLTETIAFSHCCLNPLIYAFAGEKFRKYLHHICLKYCPFLCFCGPCSHYQVTSSASYTESVMHSNMTLNTSDQDGSVFV